The following proteins come from a genomic window of Gadus morhua chromosome 11, gadMor3.0, whole genome shotgun sequence:
- the ephb6 gene encoding ephrin type-B receptor 5 isoform X1, which translates to MWSIVLSLCLFLQPNSAEEVMLLDTTESTSELGWTTYPDTGWDEVSVLDDRGKLIRTFEVCNVNQNPRLQDNWLATPFLFRDSAPRVFVTLRFSVRDCASLRSPSPTCRETLTLYYKQADSQRELERTWAAEPSSGEKDSREGWVKVDTIAADKSFSKVEPSSPHQYQPNRYQRINIKTRSFAPLTRNGFVLAVVDSGACVSLMGVSIFYRRCPATNRYLASYPATPSGAEPTALVAVGGTCVLHSQPQTGTAPRMHCNAEGEWMVPVGGCICDQGYEPNVNGSACLACPVGYFKMASGSVPCTLCPSNSRTSQEGALTCECRSSFYRAPTDINSSACTSPPSAPVSLTWEYESGDGGVSLRWRPPVDMGGRGEVWYAVVCRICPSADFPSPGACSWCGEDVSYAPTQTKLRQTKVALNNLLTRVTYLIQVQAVNEVSSLSPFPPRYTSINFTTSQSVPSQVPMMHQLSRAPDSITLSWPQPDRPNGDILEYQLRYYDKGSDEDSAASVFSETNTATIPALIPGSIYAFQIRARNERGYGPYSHTIYFTTQALEERSHQIQNRLPLLIGSVMGGAAFLLVVVAIVVVLVFRSKRRESPYSDRLQRYISNRGGVKYYVDPSTYEDPSEAVKEFAREIDATHLKIEEVIGAAQLGEVSRGRYRPMGRRELLVAVKTLRWGVTDREKGMFLSEAGVLGQFDHPNVLKLEGVVTRIQPERIITEFMENGPLDTFLRENEDQFSVLQLVGMVRGVGAGMRYLSERNFVHRDLAARNVLVNSNLVCKVSDFGLSRLMRGLDHNVPTYTASLGSKVPVRWTAPEAFQHRKFSSASDIWSFGVLMWEVMSYGERPYWDMSNQEVMKAVADQYRLPAPLNCPAALHSLMLQCWQADRGDRPGFDSLLSSLDRLIRHPASLKSEHTRSCSQPLLSPTPTDLSSVATVSDWLTALRMDRYKDEFERAHMDSLDRVSRLTMEDVQNLGVNLLGHQRKIVTAAQQLRSHLIQAQVEV; encoded by the exons TGGGACGAGGTCAGCGTTCTGGACGACCGAGGGAAACTCATCCGGACCTTCGAAGTGTGTAACGTCAACCAGAACCCCCGTCTCCAAGACAACTGGCTGGCCACACCCTTCCTGTTCCGAGACTCGGCGCCGCGGGTGTTCGTCACGTTGCGGTTCTCCGTGCGTGACTGTGCCAGCCTGCGCTCGCCGTCCCCCACCTGTCGTGAGACGCTGACCCTCTACTACAAACAGGCGGACTCCCAGAGGGAGCTGGAGAGAACATGGGCGGCCGAG CCCTCCAGTGGGGAGAAGGACAGCAGGGAGGGCTGGGTGAAGGTGGACACCATTGCGGCGGACAAGAGCTTCTCCAAGGTGGAGCCCAGCTCCCCTCACCAGTATCAGCCCAACCGCTACCAGCGGATAAACATAAAGACACGCAGCTTCGCCCCGCTCACGCGCAACGG GTTCGTATTGGCTGTCGTCGACAGCGGCGCCTGCGTCTCCCTGATGGGCGTGTCCATATTCTACCGCCGCTGCCCGGCCACCAACCGCTATCTCGCGTCCTACCCGGCCACGCCATCGGGGGCGGAGCCGACCGCCCTAGTGGCCGTGGGCGGGACCTGCGTGCTGCACAGCCAACCGCAGACAGGCACCGCACCCCGCATGCACTGCAACGCGGAGGGAGAGTGGATGGTGCCCGTCGGAGGATGCATCTGCGACCAGGGATACGAGCCCAACGTCAACGGGTCCGCCTGCCTAG CGTGTCCGGTGGGCTACTTCAAGATGGCGTCGGGCTCCGTGCCCTGCACACTGTGTCCTTCCAACAGCAGGACCAGCCAGGAAGGTGCTCTCACCTGCGAGTGTCGTAGCAGCTTCTATCGCGCTCCCACAGACATCAACTCCTCCGCCTGCACAA gcCCTCCGTCGGCGCCCGTCTCCCTCACCTGGGAGTATGAGAGCGGTGACGGCGGGGTGTCCCTGCGGTGGCGGCCCCCCGTGGACATGGGGGGCCGCGGGGAGGTGTGGTACGCAGTGGTGTGTCGTATCTGCCCCTCGGCGGACTTCCCCAGCCCTGGGGCGTGCTCCTGGTGCGGGGAGGACGTCAGCTACGCCCCCACCCAGACCAAGCTCAGGCAGACCAAGGTGGCCCTGAACAACCTGTTGACCCGCGTCACCTACCTCATCCAG GTCCAGGCTGTGAACGAGGTCTCCTCACTGAGCCCCTTCCCCCCCAGGTATACCAGCATCAACTTCACCACCAGCCAGTCAG TTCCCTCCCAGGTACCCATGATGCATCAGCTGAGCCGTGCCCCGGattctatcactctctcttgGCCTCAACCCGACCGACCCAACGGAGACATTCTGGAGTACCAGCTCAGATACTACGACAAG GGTTCGGACGAGGACAGCGCGGCCAGTGTGTTCAGCGAGACCAACACAGCCACCATCCCCGCCCTGATCCCCGGCTCCATATACGCCTTCCAGATCCGGGCTCGCAACGAGAGAGGCTACGGCCCGTACAGCCACACCATATATTTCACCACGCAGGCCCTGG AAGAGCGCTCCCACCAGATACAGAACCGGCTGCCATTACTGATTGGTTCGGTGATGGGCGGGGCAGCCTTCCTATTGGTGGTTGTCGCCATCGTAGTCGTCTTGGTTTTCCGTAG taAGAGGAGGGAGAGCCCATACAGTGATAGACTGCAGAGGTACATCAGCAACAGAG GTGGGGTAAAGTACTACGTGGACCCGTCTACCTACGAGGACCCCAGTGAGGCAGTCAAAGAGTTCGCTCGAGAGATAGACGCCACTCACCTTAAAATTGAGGAAGTCATTGGTGCAG CCCAGCTGGGGGAGGTGTCCCGGGGCCGGTACCGCCCAATGGGCCGCCGGGAGCTGCTGGTGGCGGTGAAGACCCTGCGCTGGGGGGTGACGGACCGGGAGAAGGGCATGTTCCTGAGCGAGGCGGGGGTCCTGGGCCAGTTCGACCACCCCAACGTGCTGAagctggagggggtggtgacTCGCATCCAGCCCGAGAGGATCATCACAGAGTTCATGGAGAACGGACCCCTGGACACCTTCCTCAGG GAGAACGAGGACCAGTTCAGCGTGCTCCAGCTGGTGGGCATGGTGCGGGGCGTGGGTGCCGGCATGCGCTACCTCTCTGAGAGGAACTTTGTGCACCGCGACCTGGCCGCCAGGAACGTGCTGGTCAACTCCAACCTGGTGTGCAAGGTGTCCGACTTCGGCCTGTCCCGCCTCATGAGGGGCCTGGACCACAACGTGCCAACCTACACCGCCTCGCTG gGCAGTAAGGTCCCTGTGCGCTGGACCGCCCCTGAGGCCTTCCAGCACCGCAAGTTCAGCTCGGCCAGCGACATCTGGAGCTTCGGGGTGCTGATGTGGGAGGTGATGTCGTACGGGGAGCGGCCGTACTGGGACATGAGCAACCAGGAG GTGATGAAGGCGGTGGCAGACCAGTACCGTCTGCCCGCGCCACTCAACTGCCCCGCGGCACTGCACTCCCTCATGCTGCAGTGCTGGCAGGCCGACCGCGGGGAccggcccgggttcgactccctGCTGTCCTCCCTGGACCGCCTCATCCGCCACCCGGCCTCCCTCAAGTCAGAGCACACacg AAGCTGCTCCCAGCCACTATTAAGCCCCACCCCCACAGACTTATCGTCGGTGGCAACAGTCAGTGATTGGCTGACAGCACTGAGGATGGACAGATATAAGGACGAGTTTGAGCGGGCACACATGGACTCGTTAGACAGAGTCAGCAGACTCACTATGGA agaTGTCCAAAACCTGGGGGTGAACCTCTTGGGGCATCAGAGGAAGATCGTGACTGCAGCTCAGCAGCTCAGAAGTCACCTGATCCAGGCTCAGGTGGAGGTGTAG
- the ephb6 gene encoding ephrin type-B receptor 5 isoform X2 — MWSIVLSLCLFLQPNSAEEVMLLDTTESTSELGWTTYPDTGWDEVSVLDDRGKLIRTFEVCNVNQNPRLQDNWLATPFLFRDSAPRVFVTLRFSVRDCASLRSPSPTCRETLTLYYKQADSQRELERTWAAEPSSGEKDSREGWVKVDTIAADKSFSKVEPSSPHQYQPNRYQRINIKTRSFAPLTRNGFVLAVVDSGACVSLMGVSIFYRRCPATNRYLASYPATPSGAEPTALVAVGGTCVLHSQPQTGTAPRMHCNAEGEWMVPVGGCICDQGYEPNVNGSACLACPVGYFKMASGSVPCTLCPSNSRTSQEGALTCECRSSFYRAPTDINSSACTSPPSAPVSLTWEYESGDGGVSLRWRPPVDMGGRGEVWYAVVCRICPSADFPSPGACSWCGEDVSYAPTQTKLRQTKVALNNLLTRVTYLIQVQAVNEVSSLSPFPPRYTSINFTTSQSVPSQVPMMHQLSRAPDSITLSWPQPDRPNGDILEYQLRYYDKGSDEDSAASVFSETNTATIPALIPGSIYAFQIRARNERGYGPYSHTIYFTTQALERSHQIQNRLPLLIGSVMGGAAFLLVVVAIVVVLVFRSKRRESPYSDRLQRYISNRGGVKYYVDPSTYEDPSEAVKEFAREIDATHLKIEEVIGAAQLGEVSRGRYRPMGRRELLVAVKTLRWGVTDREKGMFLSEAGVLGQFDHPNVLKLEGVVTRIQPERIITEFMENGPLDTFLRENEDQFSVLQLVGMVRGVGAGMRYLSERNFVHRDLAARNVLVNSNLVCKVSDFGLSRLMRGLDHNVPTYTASLGSKVPVRWTAPEAFQHRKFSSASDIWSFGVLMWEVMSYGERPYWDMSNQEVMKAVADQYRLPAPLNCPAALHSLMLQCWQADRGDRPGFDSLLSSLDRLIRHPASLKSEHTRSCSQPLLSPTPTDLSSVATVSDWLTALRMDRYKDEFERAHMDSLDRVSRLTMEDVQNLGVNLLGHQRKIVTAAQQLRSHLIQAQVEV, encoded by the exons TGGGACGAGGTCAGCGTTCTGGACGACCGAGGGAAACTCATCCGGACCTTCGAAGTGTGTAACGTCAACCAGAACCCCCGTCTCCAAGACAACTGGCTGGCCACACCCTTCCTGTTCCGAGACTCGGCGCCGCGGGTGTTCGTCACGTTGCGGTTCTCCGTGCGTGACTGTGCCAGCCTGCGCTCGCCGTCCCCCACCTGTCGTGAGACGCTGACCCTCTACTACAAACAGGCGGACTCCCAGAGGGAGCTGGAGAGAACATGGGCGGCCGAG CCCTCCAGTGGGGAGAAGGACAGCAGGGAGGGCTGGGTGAAGGTGGACACCATTGCGGCGGACAAGAGCTTCTCCAAGGTGGAGCCCAGCTCCCCTCACCAGTATCAGCCCAACCGCTACCAGCGGATAAACATAAAGACACGCAGCTTCGCCCCGCTCACGCGCAACGG GTTCGTATTGGCTGTCGTCGACAGCGGCGCCTGCGTCTCCCTGATGGGCGTGTCCATATTCTACCGCCGCTGCCCGGCCACCAACCGCTATCTCGCGTCCTACCCGGCCACGCCATCGGGGGCGGAGCCGACCGCCCTAGTGGCCGTGGGCGGGACCTGCGTGCTGCACAGCCAACCGCAGACAGGCACCGCACCCCGCATGCACTGCAACGCGGAGGGAGAGTGGATGGTGCCCGTCGGAGGATGCATCTGCGACCAGGGATACGAGCCCAACGTCAACGGGTCCGCCTGCCTAG CGTGTCCGGTGGGCTACTTCAAGATGGCGTCGGGCTCCGTGCCCTGCACACTGTGTCCTTCCAACAGCAGGACCAGCCAGGAAGGTGCTCTCACCTGCGAGTGTCGTAGCAGCTTCTATCGCGCTCCCACAGACATCAACTCCTCCGCCTGCACAA gcCCTCCGTCGGCGCCCGTCTCCCTCACCTGGGAGTATGAGAGCGGTGACGGCGGGGTGTCCCTGCGGTGGCGGCCCCCCGTGGACATGGGGGGCCGCGGGGAGGTGTGGTACGCAGTGGTGTGTCGTATCTGCCCCTCGGCGGACTTCCCCAGCCCTGGGGCGTGCTCCTGGTGCGGGGAGGACGTCAGCTACGCCCCCACCCAGACCAAGCTCAGGCAGACCAAGGTGGCCCTGAACAACCTGTTGACCCGCGTCACCTACCTCATCCAG GTCCAGGCTGTGAACGAGGTCTCCTCACTGAGCCCCTTCCCCCCCAGGTATACCAGCATCAACTTCACCACCAGCCAGTCAG TTCCCTCCCAGGTACCCATGATGCATCAGCTGAGCCGTGCCCCGGattctatcactctctcttgGCCTCAACCCGACCGACCCAACGGAGACATTCTGGAGTACCAGCTCAGATACTACGACAAG GGTTCGGACGAGGACAGCGCGGCCAGTGTGTTCAGCGAGACCAACACAGCCACCATCCCCGCCCTGATCCCCGGCTCCATATACGCCTTCCAGATCCGGGCTCGCAACGAGAGAGGCTACGGCCCGTACAGCCACACCATATATTTCACCACGCAGGCCCTGG AGCGCTCCCACCAGATACAGAACCGGCTGCCATTACTGATTGGTTCGGTGATGGGCGGGGCAGCCTTCCTATTGGTGGTTGTCGCCATCGTAGTCGTCTTGGTTTTCCGTAG taAGAGGAGGGAGAGCCCATACAGTGATAGACTGCAGAGGTACATCAGCAACAGAG GTGGGGTAAAGTACTACGTGGACCCGTCTACCTACGAGGACCCCAGTGAGGCAGTCAAAGAGTTCGCTCGAGAGATAGACGCCACTCACCTTAAAATTGAGGAAGTCATTGGTGCAG CCCAGCTGGGGGAGGTGTCCCGGGGCCGGTACCGCCCAATGGGCCGCCGGGAGCTGCTGGTGGCGGTGAAGACCCTGCGCTGGGGGGTGACGGACCGGGAGAAGGGCATGTTCCTGAGCGAGGCGGGGGTCCTGGGCCAGTTCGACCACCCCAACGTGCTGAagctggagggggtggtgacTCGCATCCAGCCCGAGAGGATCATCACAGAGTTCATGGAGAACGGACCCCTGGACACCTTCCTCAGG GAGAACGAGGACCAGTTCAGCGTGCTCCAGCTGGTGGGCATGGTGCGGGGCGTGGGTGCCGGCATGCGCTACCTCTCTGAGAGGAACTTTGTGCACCGCGACCTGGCCGCCAGGAACGTGCTGGTCAACTCCAACCTGGTGTGCAAGGTGTCCGACTTCGGCCTGTCCCGCCTCATGAGGGGCCTGGACCACAACGTGCCAACCTACACCGCCTCGCTG gGCAGTAAGGTCCCTGTGCGCTGGACCGCCCCTGAGGCCTTCCAGCACCGCAAGTTCAGCTCGGCCAGCGACATCTGGAGCTTCGGGGTGCTGATGTGGGAGGTGATGTCGTACGGGGAGCGGCCGTACTGGGACATGAGCAACCAGGAG GTGATGAAGGCGGTGGCAGACCAGTACCGTCTGCCCGCGCCACTCAACTGCCCCGCGGCACTGCACTCCCTCATGCTGCAGTGCTGGCAGGCCGACCGCGGGGAccggcccgggttcgactccctGCTGTCCTCCCTGGACCGCCTCATCCGCCACCCGGCCTCCCTCAAGTCAGAGCACACacg AAGCTGCTCCCAGCCACTATTAAGCCCCACCCCCACAGACTTATCGTCGGTGGCAACAGTCAGTGATTGGCTGACAGCACTGAGGATGGACAGATATAAGGACGAGTTTGAGCGGGCACACATGGACTCGTTAGACAGAGTCAGCAGACTCACTATGGA agaTGTCCAAAACCTGGGGGTGAACCTCTTGGGGCATCAGAGGAAGATCGTGACTGCAGCTCAGCAGCTCAGAAGTCACCTGATCCAGGCTCAGGTGGAGGTGTAG